The Vitis riparia cultivar Riparia Gloire de Montpellier isolate 1030 chromosome 10, EGFV_Vit.rip_1.0, whole genome shotgun sequence genome includes a region encoding these proteins:
- the LOC117922900 gene encoding probable serine/threonine-protein kinase WNK4, translating into MDSAEDFVEKDPSGRYVRYNEFLGKGAFKTVYKGFDEDDGTEVAWCQVDIDDVLQSPEEVQRSLYAEVNLIKSLKHENIIKCYNSWVNDEKKTINIITELFTSGSLRQYRKKHKNVDLKAIKNWSRQILRGLHYLHTHNPPIIHRDLKCDNIFVNGFNGQVKIGDLGLAIVMQQPFARSCIGTPEFMAPELYDEEYNELVDIYSFGMCVLEMVTGEYPYSECTNPAQIFKKVTSGVKPAALSRVGDPQVKQFIEKCLVPASLRLSAEELLKDPFLASENSKDRVCNTLLLSNFMPKFMSSPKPQSCVSTNNLASESSEELVCNPLQLSHLVPKSMNSAKLQLLTLQMDPDWQKLLVGMRNRSLSIISSFALANKGLKLDLDAVHMQNQQCLSQLLRQREEVAEDAKGRWIIKKIPVI; encoded by the coding sequence ATGGACTCCGCTGAGGATTTCGTGGAGAAAGATCCGTCTGGTCGATACGTTCGCTATAACGAGTTCTTGGGAAAGGGGGCATTCAAGACTGTGTATAAGGGTTTTGACGAGGACGATGGAACGGAGGTTGCGTGGTGCCAGGTTGACATCGACGACGTGTTGCAGTCGCCCGAGGAGGTTCAGCGATCCTTGTATGCGGAGGTAAATTTGATCAAGTCTTTGAAGCATGAAAACATAATTAAGTGTTATAATTCGTGGGTTAATGACGAGAAGAAGACGATTAACATCATTACCGAGTTGTTCACTTCTGGGAGTTTGAGGCAGTATCGGAAAAAGCACAAGAATGTTGATTTGAAGGCCATCAAGAACTGGTCCAGGCAAATCCTGAGGGGTTTGCACTATCTTCACACTCACAATCCGCCGATTATTCATAGAGATTTGAAGTGTGATAACATCTTTGTTAACGGGTTTAATGGGCAAGTTAAAATTGGGGATTTGGGATTAGCTATCGTTATGCAGCAGCCTTTTGCCCGGAGTTGCATCGGGACACCGGAATTCATGGCTCCCGAGCTTTACGACGAGGAGTATAATGAGCTTGTTGACATATACTCATTTGGCATGTGTGTTTTGGAGATGGTTACTGGTGAATATCCATATAGTGAGTGCACAAACCCGGCGCAAATATTTAAGAAGGTCACCTCTGGTGTGAAGCCCGCTGCTCTTAGCAGAGTGGGTGATCCTCAGGTTAAGCAGTTTATTGAGAAGTGCCTGGTTCCAGCATCTTTGAGATTGTCTGCAGAGGAGCTCTTGAAAGACCCATTCCTGGCTTCTGAAAATTCGAAGGATCGTGTTTGCAATACCCTGCTGTTATCCAATTTTATGCCCAAATTCATGAGTTCGCCAAAGCCTCAATCTTGTGTTAGTACGAACAATTTGGCTTCTGAAAGTTCCGAGGAGCTTGTTTGCAATCCCCTGCAGTTATCCCATCTtgtgcccaaatccatgaactcaGCAAAGCTTCAACTCCTTACTCTACAGATGGACCCCGACTGGCAGAAGCTTTTGGTTGGCATGAGGAATAGAAGTTTGTCAATCATCTCTTCCTTTGCCCTTGCAAACAAAGGTCTTAAGCTCGATCTTGATGCAGTACACATGCAAAACCAGCAATGCCTTAGCCAACTCTTGAGGCAGAGGGAGGAAGTAGCAGAAGATGCAAAAGGGAGGTGGATCATAAAGAAGATACCTGTTATATGA
- the LOC117923858 gene encoding ubiquitin-NEDD8-like protein RUB2 — translation MDVIFEPQGGEPFSLELGFFDTVLEIKEKVQKYHGIPASRQTLFFNGHLLQDNRDIPSIQMFYNCRIQMIISPDPPSEMPPPLINIEDSPPPNNLQEDPSPPPPPPPLPPPPPSTKIQILLRIPTSKIHLSIEMDLAHTVGRLKEKIHEMEGIPVNRMVLYWRGRELQDSRSLRDCELSDRSEIDVGIKPLPASGSGSKRLKLMVMSKCGTKKVPVEVNPLDNVGELRKELEKLDQRFQFHLPPEGYFFIYKQNVMDDDRSFRWHHVGQGDTVEIFNGCVTGGS, via the coding sequence ATGGATGTCATCTTTGAACCTCAGGGAGGGGAACCGTTCAGCCTTGAACTGGGTTTCTTCGATACTGTTCTTGAGATCAAAGAGAAGGTTCAGAAATACCATGGCATACCCGCTTCCAGACAGACCCTCTTCTTCAATGGCCACCTTCTCCAAGACAATCGTGACATCCCCTCCATCCAGATGTTCTACAACTGCCGCATTCAGATGATTATCTCTCCAGACCCACCCTCCGAGATGCCGCCGCCGCTCATCAACATCGAAGATTCTCCGCCCCCCAACAACCTTCAAGAAGACCCATCTCCTCCTCCGCCTCCGCCTCCacttccacctccacctccttcCACCAAAATTCAAATACTCCTCAGAATCCCCACCTCCAAGATTCATCTCTCCATCGAGATGGATCTTGCTCACACCGTCGGGAGGTTGAAGGAGAAGATTCATGAAATGGAGGGCATCCCTGTTAACCGGATGGTGCTTTATTGGAGAGGGCGTGAGCTCCAGGACAGTCGTTCTTTACGTGACTGCGAGCTTTCTGATCGGTCGGAGATCGACGTCGGCATCAAGCCATTACCTGCGTCTGGTTCGGGGTCGAAGAGGCTGAAGCTGATGGTGATGTCCAAGTGCGGGACGAAGAAGGTTCCGGTGGAAGTGAACCCTTTGGACAATGTGGGAGAGCTGAGAAAGGAGCTAGAGAAGTTGGATCAGCGGTTTCAGTTTCATCTGCCGCCGGAAggttatttctttatatacaaGCAGAATGTGATGGACGACGACCGCTCGTTTCGGTGGCATCATGTTGGGCAAGGTGATACTGTGGAGATCTTCAATGGCTGCGTTACAGGTGGATCCTGA